The Granulicella sp. 5B5 nucleotide sequence TGATACGCCGGGGAGGTTGAAACGTGAGCGAGAGTGGCTCAAGGGGCGGTAGAGCAAAGACCTCCCGCGAAGGGCGCAGAGTGAGCGGAGTTTCGCCACGGGAGTGGGTGGCTACTCGGTTTCCTGCTTGGTGCCTTCGGGGTGGGTGGACTTGTCGGAGATGAGGTCTTCGGGGGTTTCGTGGAGCGTGTGGGTGGGCTCGGGGACGGCGTTGAGCTCGTCGAGGGCGGGGGAGCCGCCGGACTCCGGGGCGGGTTCATCTGCAGGTCTCTCCACTCCGTCCGCAGAAGGCGCGGACTCCGATTGAGATGACAGTTCTATATCCGAAGCCTGGTGCTCTTCCATCTGGATCTCCTCCTGGACAGCCTCGTTGAGCTCGCCGGCCATGCGCTCGAACTCTTCGATGCTGGGAAGCTCGTTGATGTCTTTGAGCCCGAAGCGAAGGAGGAAGTCCTTGGTGGTCTTATACAGGATGGGGCGGCCGATGACCTGCTTGCGGCCGGCGGTGGCGATGAGCTTGCGGGTGAGCAGCGAGCCGAGGGTGCCGGCGGACTCGACGCCGCGGATCTCGGAGACCTCGGGTGCGGTGATGGGCTGCTTGTAGGCGACGACGGCGAGAGTTTCGAGCGCCTGGAGGGAGAGCTTTAGCGGCGGCTTGAGGGACTTGACGAAGCCGCGGACGGCGTCGTGGTACTCGGGCTTGGTGGCGAAGCGGAAGCCGGAGGCGACTTCCTTGATCTCAAAGCCGCGGTCAGCGACGGCGTAGTCGGCGATGAGTTGGTCGAGGAGCGAACGGAAGTAGTCGCGGAGCTTGCGGGCGCGGAGTTTTTCGGCGGCGGCGAGGGACTTAGCGTCGGGGGCCGGGGTGTCAGTCGCGGAGGCTTCGTCGCCGGGTTCAACTGCAGGTCTCTCCGCTGCGTCCGCAGAAGGCGCGGACTCCGGTCGAGATGACACATCTGTGGTGGACTCAGGGGAAGTTTCGGTGGTGTCTGGAGAGTCTTCGGTAGTGTCGAGGATCTCGGCGTTCAAGGCGTCGGGATCGGCGGGGCCTTCGTCTTCGGCGGCGGTCTCTTCGTCAGACTCCGCGGCGGTCTCCTCTTCGATCTCCGCGGCTTCGTTTTGCGCGAAGGACTCGGTGTCGAGCGAGAGCTGGTTGGAGGCGAGCGTGTCCAGCTCGGCCTGGCCCTCTTCACCGAGCAGGCCGATGAGTTGCGCAAGCGTGACAGGTTCTTCGGAGGCGTAGATGACGGCTTCTATTTTGGCTTTGAGGCTCATGCGATGGCTTAAAGAGAAAACGGTGCAGGGTTGAGTGTATCAACCCGGGGCGCTGGCGGGGCGAGTGTGGATAACGGGGAGGAAATAGGGGGAAGCAGGGAGTAGGGAATAGGGAGTAGGGAGTAGTAAAAACGGAAAAGCCCGGACGGAGTGTCCGGGCTTTTTGGGGGGGAGGTGAGACGGTGATCGTTTAATGGCCGGCCAGTTTGTTGAAGAGGAAGAAGAGGCCGCCGGAGAGCAGGGCTGCGGCCGGGAGGGTGAAGATCCAGGCCAGGGCGATGTCGCGGACGGTGGAGAGCTGGAGGCCGCTGCGGTTGGCGGCCATAGTGCCCGCCACGCCGGAGTTCAGGATGTGCGTGGTACTGACAGGGACTCCGATGCGGTCGGCGCCGAGGATGGTGGCCATGGTGACGAGCTCGGCCGAGGCGCCCTGGGCGTAGGTCATGTGGGTTTTGCCGATCTTTTCGCCGACGGTAACGACGATGCGCTTCCAGCCGACCATGGTGCCGAGGCCGAGAGCCAGCGCGACGGCGACCTTGACCCAGGTGGGGATGAACTTGGTCGAGGTGTCGAGGAACTTCCTGTAGTTGGCGAGGACGGCGTTGTCGGCGTCGGAGAACTTAGGAGCGCCCTTGGCTTTGGGCAGCAGGCGGAGCGTCTCGCTGGTGAGGTACATCTGGTTGCGGACATTGGCCTGCTGGTTGGTGGGTACACCCTTGAGCGTGTGGTAGAGCGTGACTTCGTTGCGGATGTCGGTGACCTCCTGCTGGAGGGCGGTGACGACGGCGGGCTCGAAGGTCTTGGTGGAGACGAAGTGCTCGAGTTCGGGTTCCGCGTCGCCGACGGTGGCGGTGGGGGTGACGTAGTTGTTGAGCATGTCCGCGGTCTGCGTGGAGACGGCGACGAAGGTCTGGGTGTCCTTGGGGGTGACGGCGTGGTTGAGCGCGTAGGCGGTGGGGACGGTGCCGACGAGGATGAGCATGATGAGGCCCATGCCCTTCTGTCCGTCGTTGGAGCCGTGCGCGTAGCTGACTCCGCCGCAGGTGAGGATGAGCAGGATGCGGATGTAGAACGGCGGCGGCGCTGTACCTTCGGGCGCCTTGTAGAGGCGGGGGTCGCGGGCGAGGAGCTTGAAGAGCAGGAAGAGCACGAAGGCCGCACCGAAGCCGATGACCGGCGACCAGAAGAGTGCGGAGAAGACCTTCTGTACCTGCGACCAGTCGACACCAGCGGTGCCGCTGTTGCCCTGCATGATCTGGTTGGCGATGCCGACGCCGATGATGGAGCCGATCATGGTGTGCGAGCTGGAGGCGGGCAGGCCCTTGTACCAGGTAGCGAGGTTCCAGAGGATGGCCGCGATCAGCAGCGCGAAGACCATGGCGAAGCCGGCGCCGGAGCTGACCTTGAGGATGAGCTCGACGGGCAGAAGGACGATGACCGAGTAGGCGACCGCACCGGAGCTGAGGAGTACGCCGATGAAGTTCATGATGCCGGAGTAGACGACGGCGATGTGAGGCTCAAGCGAGTGCGTGTAGATGACAGTGGCGACGGCGTTGGCGGTGTCGTGGAAGCCGTTGACGAACTCAAAACCAAGCGCGATGAGGAGGGCGACG carries:
- the scpB gene encoding SMC-Scp complex subunit ScpB translates to MSLKAKIEAVIYASEEPVTLAQLIGLLGEEGQAELDTLASNQLSLDTESFAQNEAAEIEEETAAESDEETAAEDEGPADPDALNAEILDTTEDSPDTTETSPESTTDVSSRPESAPSADAAERPAVEPGDEASATDTPAPDAKSLAAAEKLRARKLRDYFRSLLDQLIADYAVADRGFEIKEVASGFRFATKPEYHDAVRGFVKSLKPPLKLSLQALETLAVVAYKQPITAPEVSEIRGVESAGTLGSLLTRKLIATAGRKQVIGRPILYKTTKDFLLRFGLKDINELPSIEEFERMAGELNEAVQEEIQMEEHQASDIELSSQSESAPSADGVERPADEPAPESGGSPALDELNAVPEPTHTLHETPEDLISDKSTHPEGTKQETE
- a CDS encoding inorganic phosphate transporter, producing the protein MSTPAVTPPAPKSILDEKLEKSSVGKWGVLVFVGMLVIGIGYIATQLFGDLSVVHYSSIFPFLLLGVALLIALGFEFVNGFHDTANAVATVIYTHSLEPHIAVVYSGIMNFIGVLLSSGAVAYSVIVLLPVELILKVSSGAGFAMVFALLIAAILWNLATWYKGLPASSSHTMIGSIIGVGIANQIMQGNSGTAGVDWSQVQKVFSALFWSPVIGFGAAFVLFLLFKLLARDPRLYKAPEGTAPPPFYIRILLILTCGGVSYAHGSNDGQKGMGLIMLILVGTVPTAYALNHAVTPKDTQTFVAVSTQTADMLNNYVTPTATVGDAEPELEHFVSTKTFEPAVVTALQQEVTDIRNEVTLYHTLKGVPTNQQANVRNQMYLTSETLRLLPKAKGAPKFSDADNAVLANYRKFLDTSTKFIPTWVKVAVALALGLGTMVGWKRIVVTVGEKIGKTHMTYAQGASAELVTMATILGADRIGVPVSTTHILNSGVAGTMAANRSGLQLSTVRDIALAWIFTLPAAALLSGGLFFLFNKLAGH